The following are encoded in a window of Lactobacillus acidophilus genomic DNA:
- a CDS encoding EAL domain-containing protein, whose translation MYKWHNVFQPIFQIDQNMNHKVDHYEMLLRDENDQFPNHDFFRIISTEEDNQKWIQIEEKSLKNLFSLHPNIHVNLNVEPIQFAYPSVWEFLRRIYDKYGQKVIIEITERQLQAGNIGNRQFDCAFQRINDIGFKIALDDVDSGSNSFSFVNHHVNQISVIKLSLLIFDNVSSGTTISFIDSWAAFAKEKHLDLVIEAVRSKEIAKRFAGNKHIFQQGYYWEKALKLEDIY comes from the coding sequence ATGTATAAGTGGCATAATGTGTTTCAACCTATTTTTCAGATAGATCAAAACATGAATCATAAAGTTGACCACTACGAGATGTTATTACGTGATGAAAACGACCAATTCCCTAATCATGATTTTTTCAGAATCATTAGTACTGAGGAAGATAATCAAAAATGGATCCAAATAGAAGAAAAGTCATTAAAAAATCTATTTTCCCTTCATCCCAATATTCATGTAAATTTAAATGTTGAACCCATTCAATTCGCTTATCCAAGCGTATGGGAATTCTTAAGACGAATTTATGATAAATATGGTCAAAAGGTAATTATTGAAATTACTGAGCGTCAATTACAAGCTGGAAATATTGGGAATCGCCAATTCGATTGCGCTTTTCAAAGAATTAATGATATTGGATTTAAAATTGCTTTAGACGATGTTGATTCCGGTAGTAATAGTTTTAGTTTTGTCAATCATCATGTTAATCAGATCAGTGTGATTAAACTTTCATTACTTATCTTCGATAATGTTTCTTCAGGAACTACCATTAGTTTTATTGATTCTTGGGCAGCCTTTGCTAAAGAAAAACACTTAGATTTAGTGATAGAAGCTGTTAGATCAAAAGAAATTGCTAAGCGTTTTGCCGGCAACAAGCATATTTTCCAACAAGGCTATTACTGGGAAAAAGCACTCAAATTAGAAGACATTTATTAA
- a CDS encoding EAL domain-containing protein, producing MVKLISILTIVFIIFTIICILFCIEAYFRYRQKTGIDEDKNYTNNYKYFVQKIYDKNDKLTAYELLLREYNYQEKQWQLPKDVNNFPLNLVAEAVEKQHHQFADDVGMLTINMTVSQLADYRAGNFLNWVMGVLPNKIIVLELDINDVLNSNLWRRRRLMKDLEILARNYPNIQVTIEGVNSSKYHYKKLIKYLPWVDYIKFNASAFNKSNDHWIDVTLAQWQRKLKKYSVKDVLARIEDENQATLAKQLKVNYRQGYHYQKPQQIK from the coding sequence ATGGTTAAATTAATATCTATTTTAACGATTGTCTTTATTATCTTCACGATTATTTGTATTCTATTTTGTATTGAAGCTTATTTTCGTTATCGACAAAAAACAGGCATAGATGAAGATAAAAATTATACTAATAATTATAAATATTTTGTTCAAAAAATTTATGATAAGAATGATAAATTAACAGCTTATGAATTATTATTGCGAGAATATAATTATCAAGAAAAGCAGTGGCAATTACCTAAAGATGTAAATAATTTCCCTTTGAATTTAGTAGCTGAAGCTGTTGAAAAACAACATCATCAATTTGCTGATGATGTTGGAATGTTAACGATTAATATGACAGTCAGTCAATTAGCCGATTATCGGGCTGGAAATTTTTTGAATTGGGTGATGGGTGTTCTCCCCAATAAGATTATTGTGCTTGAGTTGGATATTAATGACGTATTGAATTCTAATTTATGGCGACGACGACGCTTAATGAAAGATTTAGAGATTTTGGCACGCAATTATCCTAATATTCAAGTTACGATTGAAGGGGTAAATTCGTCAAAATATCATTATAAAAAATTGATTAAATATTTACCTTGGGTAGATTATATTAAGTTTAATGCATCTGCCTTTAATAAATCTAATGATCATTGGATTGACGTCACCTTAGCTCAATGGCAAAGAAAATTAAAAAAGTATAGTGTCAAAGACGTACTGGCAAGAATCGAAGATGAAAATCAAGCTACCTTAGCCAAGCAATTGAAGGTAAATTATCGTCAAGGTTATCATTATCAAAAGCCACAACAAATTAAATAA